TTGCGAAAGATTCGGCGTATCTGACGCTCAAGGTCAGGTTCGCGACAGAGCGAGCATTATCGTGGGATAACCTATGCGATAATTATGATAGTTTTCCGTAGCAAACAAAGGGAGTATTTATATGGCGGAGAGAATCAGAATATCGACAGGTTCTTCATGGGAGCCAGTTGTGGGCTATTGCCGGGCAATTCGAGTTGGAAATCAAGTTGAGGTTGCAGGCACTACAGCCATAAGAGATGGCAAAGCGGTCGGTATTGATGATGCTTAGCTCGAACTGTGTGTGCATTAGAGATAATAAAAGAATCACTCGAAAAGGTTGGGGTAACACTGTCCGACGTTGTTTGAACGAGGATGTTTGTAACCGATATCTCCAGATGGGAAGAAATCGGAAAGGCACATGGAGAGTTTTTCAGGGATATTCGCCCTGTAGCGACAATGGCTGAAGTAAAATCGTTTATCGAACCAGAACTACTTGTTGAAATTGAAGCAGTGGCAATGATAAACGAGTAGAGAATGTGTGGTTATCCCCCTTTTGTTGGCAATTCTTCTGAACAATATAATCATTACTTGTTTTACAAATGTAACTAATATGGGTGGGACAAAATAATTGATTATCGAAAACCAAGAATTTCTCGTGAATGGACTAACTTACACCATTAGATCTGCCGTTAAGAGCGATGCCAAAAAATTGTCTGAATTAAGGCTGCAAATTGACGGACAGACGGAAAACCTAGATAGAGAACCAGGAGAGGGTTTTCTTGATGTACCTGGATTTGAAAGTGTGATACATACAGACTCGGTTCGTCCGAGAAACTTATTTTTGGTTGCCGTCACTGGCAATCGTATCGTGGGTTTCTCAAGATGTGAAGGAACTTACCTGAAAAGATTCTCCTACAAAGTCGAATTCGGCATATGTGTACTAAAGGAATTTTGGGGATGCGGAATTGGTAAAAACCTCATGAAACAGTCTATCGCTTGGGTAGACTCTAATGGCATCAAAAAAATGACTCTAAATGTATTAGAAACGAACACTAGAGCCATTGCAATGTATAAAAGGCTAGGCTTTGAAATTGAAGGCACGTTGAGAAAAGACAAAATCCTTTCCGACGGTAAATACTACAGTACCATTGTCATGGGAAGGTTCAATGACTGACCCCCGAGGAAGCCGTTGTTGAACTTACAGGTGCGAAAACTGAGCAAGGCAGTGTATCATCCGGTGTATGAATATACAGACTGTCAGTGACGCGGTTTCTGCCGCTCTCGGGCAGGAATACCACAGAAGACGAACCATTGGAGGTGTTGTAATTGGGTAGCATTTATACGATACGAAAAGCAGTTCCCGACGATGCGGCAGGTGTTGCGAAAGTTCACGTTGACAGTTGGAGAACCACATACAGAGAAATCGTAAATGACGAGTTTCTAGCCAGTCTATCCTATGAGAAGTGAAGAACGATGGCGTAACCGTTTAGCGAACAATCCGGTAGAATACGCCATGTTCGTTGCCGTTAATGATGAAGGTCAGATTGTTGGTTTTGCAGATGGAGGCAGAGAACGTTCGGGAGACCCCTCATACGATGGAGAATTGTATGCAATTTATTTGCTAAAGGAGCACCAACGCAAGGGGATTGGCAAATTACTTTTCCATCATGTTGTGTCGCACCTTGCCTCGAACCACTTTTATGCAATGCTGATATGGGTATTATACGATAACCCATCGCGTTATTTTTATGAATCTATGGGCGGGCAGTTAATACGCGAGCAAAGTATTGAAATTGGAGAACAACAGTTACGGGAGTCTGCTTATGGATGGCGTAACCTCATGTCGCTTCAAGAACAGTTGTGAATCAGTTGGGAAACTTCCTTCCGTCGTTAACGGGTGCGAATGTGCGACATCGGGAGTATTTTAGGAACTATATGTATCCTCAGCTTCAGGTTTCGTTTCTTTGGTCGGCTTTTTTGTCTCAACGAGAATATAGTGAGTTGAATACAGCGTTTCGATCCGCGGATCACCTGACTTAGAGAACCGTAATCGGTGCTTCGGACCTTTTCCCCACGATACATAGACGGTTTGAGATGACTTTAATTTTGCCGATTTCTCGAATTTGCGAAGTTCACTGAGAATGAACTTCATCTTACTCAAATTTTTGCCGGTCACTTGCTCCAGATACGGAATCCGCTTGAAACGCCAGTCTTCGACTTGCTTGTTCGTGATCAGCTCCATCTTAACCAGCAGATCAACTGGGCTAACGTATCCTTTTTCGTCTATCAATTGCTCTGCGCAGGACCAGAACCGCTTACGCATGTTTTGTTTGCTCAAGTTGAGATACCTCGCACGTTTTAGTACAGTCAGTCGATGTGTTCATGAACACAGGTGAGTTAGAGTGATAAGAGTAAGAACTGTTACTGCTGGTAGTATAACTGAATATCGAGGCAATCAGAAATTTGGGAAGAGGAGTTAACATTATGGAGAGAGTATTGTGCAAGATGAGACAATTTTTATCGAAGGCGTATAGATAATATAGCGACGAGGTGTGTGGGCTCGTGAACAAGATCTGGTTTGGTATCGGGCTGGCTGGATTGGTTTGTACGGGACTGATGGGCTGTGGTACAAAGGAAACCACATCAAGTAGTATTCCCGCATCATTTTCGCCTTCCGTGCAAGAGGCTATGAAAGCGTATCAGGATTTCAATCAGACACCGTTACTCGTACCTACAGTCGTACCAACCCCATCGTCAAAGTCCGCTTCGACGAAGATTGCGAGTACGGCGAATGACCCGAGTTATGACAAGTACAATTATCTTTTAAGGTACATGTCAACAGACGCCTCTATACCGATTACAGAGATTGCTTTTGTGACAGGAAGTAAGGAACTTCCAGATGAGGCGGACTCCGATGTATTTGTTCACTTCAGTCAATATTCGGGTCCCGAAGTGAAAATGGCAGATACTGTTGCGTCACAGTTTAACACCACAATGGGGCATGAAACATTAGCCAACGGAATTTCCGTCGTAACGTATCTCGTCACGGCCAAAAAATCCAACGACAGCAGCCCGCCTGTGACTCATGTTATATGGCATGAAGGAAAGTGGACATTTGAGGTTAGTAGCTTGACGAAATCAATCAACCGACCTAACAGTATCGCTGATAACGTAATAACTCATTTCGACAGTTCAAAGCTACCGACACCATGGAAGAACGCTTATGTTGAAATTCAAGATACCTCTGGTGGCTTATTTAAGCCTCGTCAGATTGATACCATCGTCAGTT
Above is a genomic segment from Alicyclobacillus acidoterrestris containing:
- a CDS encoding GNAT family N-acetyltransferase, whose translation is MIIENQEFLVNGLTYTIRSAVKSDAKKLSELRLQIDGQTENLDREPGEGFLDVPGFESVIHTDSVRPRNLFLVAVTGNRIVGFSRCEGTYLKRFSYKVEFGICVLKEFWGCGIGKNLMKQSIAWVDSNGIKKMTLNVLETNTRAIAMYKRLGFEIEGTLRKDKILSDGKYYSTIVMGRFND
- a CDS encoding GNAT family N-acetyltransferase, whose protein sequence is MRSEERWRNRLANNPVEYAMFVAVNDEGQIVGFADGGRERSGDPSYDGELYAIYLLKEHQRKGIGKLLFHHVVSHLASNHFYAMLIWVLYDNPSRYFYESMGGQLIREQSIEIGEQQLRESAYGWRNLMSLQEQL